One genomic window of Garra rufa chromosome 2, GarRuf1.0, whole genome shotgun sequence includes the following:
- the LOC141325844 gene encoding uncharacterized protein — MPRPTDPVGHWEDLEIWLSAVTDSLLPKAAEAVKQQTQDQLDNNITVIMKHDPGQSYGHKELAKITGSLSHTLIASLKRSDRRFAYLQQELKRAQQRIEQLELEAQDRREGSNETDPRATEEIARLQETLANHTQEMEHAKSARADLSDKLQYAEQLLEKARLDFRDKNSRIKALETHLNEARTEISYLTQQLDDMKEEFDSVKNELRYAYELRPEPTRTQRGEGATQKPSPAPSEETYFTPKLRELPKASHNPSHGMDLKDLDKLTRNISKFTPSLPDGQDVHSYLNDVDFHLEMRPNVTDKDRLYLLRTTSSPEVQSFLDRQPSHTKNDYQSLRQALIKEFAVPESEQGLVAALETKQGRHESSQAYYSRLREAYFGARNEPDMEQDMNFKTLFLRNLHPAVSHHLGVLACPQTMTSQQLRDLAHKAYGKQKMASEKGTKSTAVLDFNTQCQEMTLEGAQHQESFKPPPREWRPSSFNRERDFHFGARPTQRNDRWDGPRGRQHSPERYWEKSWYHPRPCENRWERSWSQPTSSGSSGNGSWESNATSPTNRRKNLQRSHTDQAQAESTHEEETLPCFDSQDLMKMMMQEFFKRKKEDRKWEKKEKPTAA; from the exons atgcctcgcccaacagaccccgttggtcactgggaggacttggaaatctggctaagtgccgtgacggacagcctcttacccaaagccgccgaagctgtcaaacaacagacacaagaccaactggacaacaacataacagtaatcatgaaacatgatccaggtcagagctacggacacaaagagctagcaaagatcactggctccctgagtcacaccctcatcgcctCCCTCAAACGGAGCGACAGACGCTTcgcctatctccagcaggagctgaaacgcgcacagcaacgcatcgagcagctagagctggaggctcaagatcgacgggaagggtccaatgagacggatcccagagcaactgaggagatcgctagactacaagaaactctaGCAAACCACACACAAGAAATGGAGCACGCAAAGTCAGCCCGCGCCGACCTCAGCGACAAGCTACAGTACGCAGAGCAGCTACTGGAAAAGGCAAGGCTGGACTTCcgagacaagaacagcagaattaaagccctcgaaacacatctgaacgaggcaagaactgagataagttacctcactcaacaacttgacgacatgaaagaggaatttgacagtgtcaaaaatgaactcagatatgcttatgaactgcgccctgagccaaccaggacgcaacgg GGGGAGGGAGCGACTCAGAAACCCTCGCCAGCTCCCTCTGAAGAAACCTACttcacacccaagctacgagaactccccaaggccagccataacccatcacatggcatggacctcaaagaccttgacaagctgacccgaaacatcagcaaattcaccccgagtctgccagatggtcaagacgtccactcttacttgaatgatgtcgattttcacttagaaatgagacccaacgttactgacaaagacagactttatctgctgcgaacgacatccagccctgaagtgcagagcttcctggaccgacagccttctcacacaaagaatgactaccaatcgctccgccaagccctcatcaaggaatttgcagtcccggaatcagagcaaggactggtggccgccctggagacaaaacagggtcgtcatgaatcctcccaggcatactatagccggcttagagaagcatacttcggagctcgcaatgaacctgacatggagcaggacatgaactttaagactctctttctgagaaatctccatcctgcggtaagccaccaccttggcgtccttGCATGCCCACAAACAATGACGTCTCAACAGCTGCGAGACCTGGCGCACAAAGCCTACGGCAAGCAAAAGATGGCGTCAGAAAAAGGCACCAAGTCTACTGCAGTTCTTGATTTTAACACACAATGTCAAGAAATGACCCTAGAGGGCGCCCAACACCAAGAAAGCTTCAAGCCACCTCCTAGAGAATGGAGACCATCCTCATTCAACAGAGAACGTGACTTTCACTTTGGCGCCCGACCTACACAAagaaacgaccgctgggatggaccacgcggacgacaacactcacctgaacgctactgggaaaaatcctggtaccatccaagaccttgtgagaatcgatgggagagatcatggagccagccaacctcatcaggaagctcaggaaatggctcgtgggaatctaatgcaaccagtccaacaaatcgacgaaagaacttacaaagatcccacactgatcaagcccaagctgaatctacacatgaagaagagacattgccgtgttttgattcacaagacctgatgaaaatgatgatgcaagagttcttcaaacgcaaaaaggaggatcggaagtgggaaaagaaagagaaacccactgcggcctga